In the Nostoc commune NIES-4072 genome, one interval contains:
- a CDS encoding relaxase/mobilization nuclease domain-containing protein, protein MIGNQTKGKSFRGLLDYLENKEESSLIGGNMFGTNARELAREFRLSRQLNPEAEKVVHHVSLSLSPGEQLDNDTWCEIADKYIEEMGYTANQYAIYHHSDRNHDHIHICASRISLDDGKITRDSWEYVRSEKIIRQLELEYGLQQTLNSKEKLNRAPSVGQQRRVEREQLEYEQGERNTPPQQPIKTQLIELIDRATVDKPTMPQLMERLQLLGIEMRHGLTRNGKSKGISYSWNDQKFSGTSLGPAYTFPGLQKHRGIDYQPERDDERINQILVIPAKPLPIEQLEKFLQEIERKQQPQFTPPPEDKVVWQVLHKYLDEKRYIPDYIVQGLHNNQLLYMDEQRNILFIKRDLDGEKTGALVWSKPRENHRTVEYDQNTSTQKGWFYLRLGGQPTDKVENVFLCSTPIDAMSAATYLISSCKGLPPTRTMLMVADDPNNLPMEFLKSFNRVVVAFNNDSQGNLAASAVLELLPQGKRLKTHNPDWSQELEAHLREEQQKQKQLDRGFSL, encoded by the coding sequence ATGATTGGCAACCAAACCAAAGGTAAAAGCTTTCGCGGACTCCTTGACTATCTTGAAAACAAAGAGGAGTCATCCTTAATTGGCGGCAATATGTTTGGCACAAATGCCAGAGAATTAGCCAGAGAATTCCGACTGTCTCGACAACTTAATCCAGAAGCAGAAAAAGTAGTTCATCATGTTTCGCTTTCACTAAGCCCAGGCGAACAACTAGACAATGATACTTGGTGCGAGATAGCCGACAAGTACATCGAGGAAATGGGTTACACAGCTAACCAATATGCCATCTACCACCACAGCGATCGCAACCACGACCATATACACATTTGCGCCAGCAGAATCAGTTTGGATGACGGCAAGATTACCCGTGATAGCTGGGAGTATGTGCGCTCTGAAAAAATCATTCGACAGCTAGAACTAGAATATGGGTTACAGCAGACCCTCAATAGCAAGGAGAAACTGAACCGCGCCCCCAGCGTAGGGCAACAGCGACGAGTTGAAAGAGAACAACTAGAATATGAGCAGGGTGAGAGAAACACGCCGCCACAACAGCCAATCAAAACCCAACTAATTGAATTAATTGACCGCGCCACAGTAGATAAACCGACTATGCCCCAACTGATGGAACGATTGCAACTGTTGGGTATTGAGATGCGTCATGGGCTAACACGCAACGGTAAAAGTAAAGGCATCTCTTACTCATGGAATGATCAGAAATTTAGCGGTACATCTTTGGGGCCTGCCTATACCTTCCCAGGACTGCAAAAACATCGTGGCATTGACTACCAACCAGAACGTGATGATGAGCGCATTAATCAAATTCTGGTGATTCCTGCTAAACCACTCCCAATTGAGCAGTTAGAAAAGTTTCTTCAAGAAATTGAACGCAAACAACAGCCCCAGTTCACTCCACCACCAGAGGATAAAGTTGTTTGGCAAGTGTTGCACAAGTATTTGGACGAGAAACGCTATATACCAGATTATATTGTGCAAGGATTACATAATAATCAGTTGCTTTACATGGATGAGCAACGAAATATTTTGTTTATCAAGCGTGATTTAGATGGTGAAAAAACTGGTGCATTAGTTTGGTCAAAGCCTAGAGAAAATCATCGCACTGTGGAGTACGACCAAAACACCTCTACACAAAAAGGTTGGTTTTATCTGAGATTGGGAGGGCAACCAACGGACAAGGTAGAAAACGTCTTTTTGTGTTCTACACCAATTGATGCCATGTCAGCAGCCACCTACCTGATCTCAAGTTGCAAGGGACTACCACCAACTAGAACCATGTTGATGGTAGCTGATGACCCGAATAACCTACCTATGGAATTTCTCAAGAGTTTCAATAGGGTGGTCGTAGCATTCAATAATGATTCGCAAGGGAATCTTGCTGCTAGTGCAGTATTAGAATTATTGCCACAGGGTAAAAGGCTCAAAACCCATAATCCTGATTGGAGTCAGGAACTAGAAGCTCATCTCAGGGAGGAGCAACAAAAGCAGAAACAGCTTGACCGTGGTTTTAGCTTGTGA
- a CDS encoding plasmid mobilization protein: MRPKLSKNLLRTKTLEARVNAIEHEMIKLKAQDAGLSIAELTRRSVLLKPLPKRLSKITLATYRELVRIGSNINQLTRATNTAIKMGLRPPADPEQLKQLQELLQQIGRELSQIETEVTDDDDIDDDSDSEDWE; the protein is encoded by the coding sequence ATGCGTCCCAAACTGTCAAAAAACCTGCTTCGTACTAAGACATTAGAAGCTCGTGTCAACGCAATCGAACACGAGATGATTAAGTTGAAAGCACAAGACGCGGGACTAAGCATAGCTGAATTAACTAGACGCAGTGTTTTATTAAAACCACTGCCCAAACGACTGAGCAAAATAACCCTAGCTACTTACCGAGAATTAGTCCGCATCGGCAGCAATATTAATCAACTCACTAGAGCTACTAACACAGCTATTAAAATGGGACTGCGACCACCCGCAGATCCAGAACAACTAAAACAGCTACAAGAACTCTTACAACAAATTGGTCGGGAGTTGTCCCAAATCGAAACTGAAGTTACTGATGACGATGACATTGATGATGACAGTGATTCGGAAGACTGGGAGTAA